aatatattaaatcaaaaaataagTGGGTTACAATCTCTAAAAATTCTTGAGTCAAAGAATTTAATCCCCTGATTTTTTTCTTCGAATAGCTTCAATTAAAGGGTCGAAAAGACTTGTTCTTCAATCGAAAGAGCGTTTCCTACAATTTCGGCATAGAAAACGATTGATTTAATGATGGCGTCAAACACTTGGAATTTCAAGTCTTCAACACTGATAGCAGGAGGATttgtttgacttgatttggactcggatttgaggaagaaagctcttAAGAGAATTTGAAAGAGTTTCTCCGAATGTTAGGGATTTTTCTCATGTCTTTGACTTGAGAAAAGACCTttatttatagccaaaatatgtaGGCTAAATCTTCAAGAAAATCCTCAGAATCTTCCTGCATTTTGGATCACTTGTTACTTAAGAAATCCATTTAACTTGGGCTTAAATAATGGGTCAACCCAAATAGTCCATTGTGAATTAATAAATCAATTAGTTCACTTCAACTTAAATGGACAttacaaatttaatttgatttaatatcTCATATAATACTGGCCCAATTTGCAAGTTCAAAACATAATGAACTTTTATCATTTAActtaatttaatcaagatcaatttaatttaaataaatcttaactaaataaattaaataatttttttttgtctatagCCACACAGGGAAGGATTGCTTCCACCTAATTTTTTGTAACAAGTTAATTGCtaacttagctaacttatgacTACACAGGTTCATTTGTCTCCTAATGTGAAAGAAGGAGCATTTCCAGAAGGAACAACTCAATTGCCAGATGTCTTCAATTAGCATGTCCAGAGAGGTTAGGCCTTGACATCCTGTATTGATTCTATCCACAACGGTTTTACAGTCAGAGAGAATCAATAAGGATCTCATATTTTCCTCTATGGCCTTGCTCAATGCTGTTCTAATTGCAATAGCCTCCATTTCTGCTTCATCTCTGGCTCCTGGATGCGGAATAGACCATGTTGCATGAATCCTTCCATTGCTAGCTTTAGCTATAATCCCTACTCCAGCTTTCGTTCTGTCCTGGTTCATTCCTGCATCCGTGTATATAATGGGGCTGTGCTGTTCCATCAGTCCCACTAATATGCCCTATCTATTTTCTGGTTGGGAACCCTCTTCCATGGGCACCTCAGCATTTCTTCCTACTTCATTAAATTCTATCCACTTCTCCACTGCTTTTTTGGATACCTAGTGCCCCTCTTTCATTGCCTGGTTAAAGTTTCACTCGTTCCTAGCATTCCAAATTTGCCAGAGTAAGTTAGCTGTGGCTTCAATGTGTTTAGTCCCATCTTTCCTTGATCTGGCTTCCTGCATATGTTCCCACCATTTCCAAAAGTTCCATTTATAGTCTTTGATACCGTCCCAAGAAACAGGAAAGGTTGCCCATGCCATCTCTCTAGTCTTGCAGTGAAGTAATGCATGTTCAGTTGTTTCTTGTTCTTTCCCGCAACATTTGCATAGCGGGTCACCTTTGCCCGTCCTTCTAAAAATTTTCTCATTAGTTGGGAGGATGCAATGGAGGCATTTCCACAAGAAGTGTTTAATTTTGTGTTTCATGTTCAGTCCCCAAAGTTGATTCCAGACCTTGGATCTTTCTTTGTTTGTGCTGGAGTTAACTTGCGCCCTATTCATCACGCTAACCTCTTTGATTCTCTCTTTGGCCTTAGCATACCTAGATTTAGTAGAGTAGAAACCATTAGCTGTATGTCTCCATTTGAATCTATCTTTTTTTTGGAATACACTGAGAGGAATTAACAAGATCGCCTCTGCCTCCTCTTTTGAGAAAAGTGCTTGGATGATATCCTTGTTCCATTGCTTCCCCTCAATCAAGTTGCTAACCTTGGTCAGTTGGCAGCCATTTGGTTTTGGAGAGGAGACTTTCCCAAATTTTGTGCAATCTATCCATCTATCATTCCATATTTCCACTGTTGTTCCATCCCCCACTTGCTTCCATACCCCACTTTCTAGCATCTCTAATGAACTATGCAAGCTTTGCCAAATCCACAATGCTCCAGCCTTCACTTTGGAATCAAAGATATCAGATTTAGGAAAGTACTTGCTTTTCATAACTTTACTTACCAACAAGTTAGGATAGGTAAGGAATCACCATACTTGTTTGGCTAGCAATGCTTCATTGAAGCAGAGTAAGTCCCTAAACCCAAGAGCTCCATTCTCTTTCCTATCAGCTAGATCAGTCCATTTTTTCCAGTGCAatcttttttctctttgatCATTTCCCCACCAAAATCTGGCCATCATCCCACTTAGCTCTTTGCAAAGGCTCTTTGATAATCTGAACTCTGACATAGCATAGGATGGGAGAGCCATAGCtacggatttgagcaagacctCTTTCCCTGCATTACTCAAAAGTTTACCTTTTCAATTCTGAATCCTATTCATCATATATTCTTTAATGAACCTGAACACGCTATTTTTGGACCTTCTAACAACTAAAGGTAACCCCAAGTACTTTCCATATGTGGTTGTTGGATTCCTCCCAGCTTCTGCAGCACCTCCTCCTTCTCTCTGTTACCCGTATTTTTGCTGAAGAAGACTGATGATTTGCTGATGTTAATTTGTTGCCCAGATGCTTTTCCATAGCACTCCAACAATTCTTTTATCTGTCCTGCTTCATCACCGTTAGCTTTACAAAAAATGAGTGAATCGTCAGCAAAAAATAGATGGGAGACATTGGGGCCTTGTCTTGCAATTTTGACTCCTGTGATTTGTTTGTTTCTGACAGCATTATTTAGGAGATTAGAAAGCCCCTCAGCACAAAACAGAAATAGGTACGGAGAAAGGGGATCTCCTTACCTAATCCCTCTAGATGGAGTAACATACCCTCGCTTAACTCCATTAACATTGAAAGAGTAAGAAACAGAGGAAAGACAACCATGCATCCATCTAATCCACAAGTGCAAATCCCATTTTTCTGAGAATGGcataaagaaaatttcattcGACTCTGTCATAGGCTTTGGACAAATCAAGTTTAATGGTCATGTACCCCTccctcccttttcttttttactttagCCAGTGCATGTATTCATGAGCTACTATAACATTGTCAAATATTTGCCTATTTGGGACAAAGGCTGCCTGGGACTAACTAATGCAAGAGTTAAGAAAGGGTTTGAGCCTATTCACCATAATCTTGGAAATGATTTTGTAAAGAACATTACACAAACTGATAGGCCTAAAGTGAGCAAGATTGAGGGGGTTGTCTATTTTAGGAATGAGGGTGAGCAGGGTCTCATTGATAGCTTTAGAAAGGAAACCAGTGTATAAAAAGCCTTGGATAGTGTTCACTACATCTACTTTAATGATATTCCAAtacctttgaaaaaaaataggTGACATACCATCGCACCGGGGATTTGTTTGGTTGCATAGAGAACACTGCAATTTTGATTTTCTTCTCAATTACAGGTCTAGTAAGTTGCAGGTTCATCTGTTTGGTAATAGTCCTTGGAATACCATTCAATACCTTATCAAATTCTGATGGCTTCGAAGATGTGAAAAGTTGGTTGTAGAATTGAGCAATTTCCTCCCCAATTTCCTCTTCGGTTGTACACCATCCTCCCTGATCCCTCTCAAGACTGGTTATCCTGTTCCTTTTTCTTCTACCTCTCACTACAGCATGAAAATATGCTGAATTCTTGTCCCCAGTTTGAAGCCATTTGGTTCTTGTCCTTTGGTTCCAGAAAAGTTCCTCTTGCTTATAGGCATCAGAAAGCTGCTTCCTAAGAAGTTTAATGGCTTCTTTATTATTGTTCCCATGCCTAGTTCTTGCTGCTTGAATCTCCTCTTTGatccttttaatttctttcttgcTGTTTAGATTCAGCGATCTGCTCCAAGCTGAGAGGGTCATTCTGCACTGTTTGATTTTTCTGCTGATTCTAACACCCCTAGACCCCACTTGGTTTTTACCCCATGCCTCTTGGATTAGGCTTTCCACTTCCCTATATTGGAGCCATTTGGGATCAAaatgaaatctttttttttggtttcttgaCCCTAGGCTCTGTCTCCAAAAGGATGATATTATGATCAGATGCTTCACTTTCAACATGAGTCACTCTGGCATCTTTGAAAGTTTCACACCACTCCACACTTGCAAGGGCTCTGTCTAGTCTCTGTTTAATTTCGCCCTCCCCTTCCCAAAGATTATTCCAAGTCCATGGGAGGCCCTCAAAACCAAtatccaaaaactcatttttgctAATGAAATCTTTgaagtcaaacaaagtccaatTGGGCCGTGTTCTGCCTCCCTATTTTTTCATCGTTGGAAAGGATGTCATTAAAGTCCCTAATTAAGACTTTGTAATTACCCCAAATTTTGTTCCTACTGTTGAAGAAATCCCATTGCTATTTCCTGATTTTATCGTCAGTACTAGCATAGACAAAAATGCACCACCAGTTGCCagcttcattttcagctttcaaaaGAAGTTCAATGGTAAAAGAGGTAGATAAAACATTAATAATTTTAGtggaatttttccaaaaaacagCCAACCCTCCAGCTTTACCAATAGGATCCACTAAAACCATCTCCTCGTAacctatttttcttttaaaaccattcaaattttttttttgatttttagttTCACATAAAAATATAATGTTAGGGGAATAGAGATGAATTACCTCCTTAAGACAGGGAATAGTCAAGGAGCTCCCTGCCTCTCGACAATTACACGCCACAACTTTCATGTGAACTTGGGAGACCAATTTAGGCTGGCCTCCATGACCTCAGATTCAGGTATACTGTCTCTCCGTAGCTTCCATTTACATCTCTTAGCCAAGACCACATCAATCTGCATGtggttttcttcttcctcctcctctggTAGTCTCCTTTTTGCAGCCATAGTTAGAGCTTCCCTGTTCATGTCCATCTCTGAGAGAGGTATTCGAACCAGCTGTCCTTGTTGGCCTTTGCCATCTTTCCTAGCAACCTTAATCTACTTTCTACCCTTATTTCCCATTTCCTTCATCGCTAATTGTTGACTGATTACTCCTTGGTCAGCTGTTGATGGCTCTGGGACAAAGATCATGAGGGAGGtggtttcttcttctttttcgaTGGTTTCAACCAAAATATCCATATGGTCCACCAAGTCCTGTTTTAACTCCTTCTTATCTTTTAAACTTTTTGGAGTCAGACTATATTTTGGACCTAGGATTAAGTTACCTTTGACTTCCCCTAGAACCCACCTATCCCtgtaacgccccgaggcagaagaaagggaaaaatttctggtgaatagagttttgtgggggaatccggccagaagccgtgcaaattccttatatttttcttaaaattcccttttctttgacaaataccactttatagtggccctactactcaatcaccccacaataagtgccaatgaacctagaagGTAGGGTttcacacttcggtttcaagattggaacaaattaggatttttgcgattttccgccggaggaattttcggtactggccaaggatcaatttgatgattaaaagtgacttttaagtgagaaataatatgtgagtagtagcaatgatataaggttagtgaatgggaagtaaaaaccctagtacgtgagtttttaagaaaaacggcgcgaaccggcgggtcccgcgcactaccgattgaacgcaccacttgaccaccatttttcttactaaacaagcttattgacttttgagtaaaatatcttcttaaattaCAGCTAAGGCTAACCGAAATTGGTGGCTAGaataacaaggaaaagaaagagaaaaaaagaaaggtggcgGTGGCGACACTAAGAGCATCTTGACCAAGACACTTTGCCTTCTTACTTAACCAATTTTCTAcactttccccttcattttttcCAGTAGCTGCCGACcaaaagagagggagaaagtgagagcaagaaaacaattccatcttcttgatttgcttcaactaAGTGAGaaattccaattctaaaccgattaaagtactaagtgtgagttgggaagcttgaggaaccaagaaatacaaaagggggtgaaggatcactctaccaagccttgcttttgaggtaccaaCATCTGAACATGATCTTGGTTGCTTTGAATTttgctttaagatgtgtttttagcttaagttttggcttgatttcatgattatgcaagtgggtgtgatgaatttggaagttttccccttttatatgatgaactagggcttgagaaatttctgcccaatttgttgtatggtgcttatatgttgaaattaaggttataagagaggctttggtagtgattagaccaagaaattaagaaaagttccactaaaaactagaaattccagaatctggaaatttttcccaacattctgtcctaatttgtaactgtatgttagaggctgaattggccataggtcaaagaaggaaagttgtagagaatggtattttataggtgcctacaacatttcagctcaatcagagcaacgtaggtcatgaaaagtccaaaatacccttactattttaaatatttccccagcagtccgtttcatcagttaagtccagtttatcacgtttttttgactaggatatgtactgatttagctcttggccaaaacatgaaagttgttgcaTTTTGTCTTAACTTTCAAATgcctaagaacacctgaattggacttttgtacactgagttatgtccattacagtgtaatgcgattaaacagccgacgaattggtttctggtttagtaatttgagaatttgaccaagctacattagaaactggactaagtgaccttcataaccattgtagctctgtgtcttagcttcgaaacggcataggttgcgtctcaatccgataagcgtaacctcAGATATTTTATTTCCGtattcatacgtcaaatctgtcatgtgccaaattgaatttctgcacttgttattgttgtgattcttgttattatgatattgtgagcctatggaacggctcttgacatgaattgttgatatatgtgatgttgggttgtggttgagaaaaataatgaagcctaaatggctgaaaaattagataaacacaaagggcatgctgcccgaatttatactcGAGGGCTAGGAAACGAAACTTGTAACTTGtgtaaaggttaagtgattatcacttgaactagcaagcacctttgctactttgttatcgagggttatacgttaaaaacctaaacgaacttgtaccttgaggaaaagatataatggccaatgtaaacttgtatttccttgtactttcaactcaagtgttgttttccaagtatatatgctacaaaaaccttacgatttgaaaagcgagcaagtgtttcacgaatgcctttcaaatgaatttcaattggttgattcttaatgaacggaacgtttaagtttcgaatcttactcgtgtttcaaagttctcaaattgaatttttatcgcagatctggactccaagcctggagtataattgaacgtgaatacttgaagcactatattttgtgtgagtgatccctcgactgtcccaaagttacttttgaactaattcttgcatttattactccattgcatatcatttggggttcgggtgtgtgccatgacataatttggctccaatgagttcctggaaagtcttgtgcttagaaccaatgtctccactattgtttacacattctttggagcacgatggctccttacttctgtttcatggttacttgatctaaacgagcattggatatttaagtacaagaacttcactggctcacatgagcaataaatgaacatttgattactgcatcatgacatcatattaaTGCTTTactgtgaaatatacttggctgttgattttactggtcattcgctgagtttctagctcatcccctattatcttcttctccccacagggatcgaggtaaaggaagaacttgtatttggatctttgtgtggctggatggcgtacatcttgtatagtttagttttggttttggtttatgtacttttgggcttgtataaatatttggaattgaatcggatgtaaatctacattttacgcttagaactagtttccgcttcgcttatgatatgtaattttggagagttggatgtattatttgagttgtaccttgtaatttacttgaggaatgtagtaagtgagtgagtcccggcgagagctgggcaggcggcctactaaaccctctggtacgctttagggggaggtggggtcgttacaaatggtatcagaggttaggcttcagatctttgtagtgtatcctaggcttaaagtttaggatgccggactgtgggattggtttgttcgtttagtgctcttttggagcgtcagttgtgaatcttgaaaatGGTACACGTAAGATATGACTTGATGAGCTTCGTTTATGACCATATGGTCTGAGTCGTGAAGTTTCTTTGTTtgaattcttgtacttgtgtacccgatacttttcctgaggaaatgctCGTGAATTTTAGACGGAATATGGTTTAACGTACgatgatgtgaatagaaattatgattgaatttgagataagttgtaatgGCACAGGTTAGAGCGCAGAAGATTTTGTCTTTTACTCAAGACTTAACTGAATGAGGAAATTGAAataatgacttggacttgtccaataagtgttGGCTTGGGGTTTTGATACATTATGGTGGTGGCTGgattgttgagaaaatttttgattttgcaaccttcatctagtcttcttgtttgattaaggaTGGCACCACCCAatttgtaagtgttgggatttgaactacttgaactgcctgagactgaCTTTGAACTGTCGGAAACTGACTAGGCTGAGTTCACTTGAGACTTGAATATTGTTTAGGCAAGTGTGCTTTTACGTACACTTAGTGGTCGtgatttgactgaatatatggtatttcATTTACGCATGAGCAAGTAGTTTGGGTTGTATACGACCTGTAAGTAGACTTGAATTTGAATCGGCTAGTGTACCCTTACATACACTGGATAGACCTGACCTAACtgaaaatagggtatctcttttactcttgagcaagtatcttgatttgtatatgatctgtatgtggatttgagttcgatgactgcttgagagtgtgaattgctgggcataAGCTAGGCGAGTGAGTTTCTACTCGTACCCGTGTTCCTTGAACCTGAAataattgaccctgcttttgaaccgatatacttgaaccctgcttttgactctgtttctgaacattttcgtacttgtttggttgtagaccggctactactcctctgtagcggttgaactgaacctctctgatgaggtattgcctgttgtgttaccaagcaccgccattctcctggcgaggcatacctgttgtgtttccaagcaccatcagggatgaaattcttgaactgaacctctctgatgaggtattgcctgttgtgttaccaagcaccgccattcttttggcgaggcatacctattgtgtttccaagcaccatcagggatgaaactttgacttgaagctctctggtgaagtttagccgttgtgctaacttgttgtgtttccaagcaccaccagggtcaatttcttgagctaagatcctctggtgaagtttagccgttgtgctagcttgttgtgttataaagcaccaccaaggatgaaatttgaactgaggttctttggcgaggtatagccgttgtgctagcttgttgtgttataaagcaccaccaaggatgaaatttgaactgaggttctttggcgaggtatagccgttgtgctaacctgttgtgctgtccagc
The genomic region above belongs to Coffea arabica cultivar ET-39 chromosome 7c, Coffea Arabica ET-39 HiFi, whole genome shotgun sequence and contains:
- the LOC140010628 gene encoding uncharacterized protein, producing MTLSAWSRSLNLNSKKEIKRIKEEIQAARTRHGNNNKEAIKLLRKQLSDAYKQEELFWNQRTRTKWLQTGDKNSAYFHAVVRGRRKRNRITSLERDQGGWCTTEEEIGEEIAQFYNQLFTSSKPSEFDKKNGICTCGLDGCMVVFPLFLTLSMLMELSEANGDEAGQIKELLECYGKASGQQINISKSSVFFSKNTGNREKEEVLQKLGGIQQPHMERKEVLLKSVAMALPSYAMSEFRLSKSLCKELSGMMARFWWGNDQREKRLHWKKWTDLADRKENGALGFRDLLCFNEALLAKQAGALWIWQSLHSSLEMLESGVWKQVGDGTTVEIWNDRWIDCTKFGKVSSPKPNGCQLTKVSNLIEGKQWNKDIIQALFSKEEAEAILLIPLSVFQKKDRFKWRHTANGFYSTKSRYAKAKERIKEVSVMNRAQVNSSTNKERSKVWNQLWGLNMKHKIKHFLWKCLHCILPTNEKIFRRTGKGDPLCKCCGKEQETTEHALLHCKTREMAWATFPVSWDGIKDYKWNFWKWWEHMQEARSRKDGTKHIEATANLLWQIWNARNE